The Musa acuminata AAA Group cultivar baxijiao chromosome BXJ1-3, Cavendish_Baxijiao_AAA, whole genome shotgun sequence genome window below encodes:
- the LOC103978728 gene encoding uncharacterized protein LOC103978728: MAVPPVMAEGAAAAALRTVLQRVRQAAERSGRRAEGVRVVAVGKTKPVSLVRGLYDAGHRCFGENYAQEIMEKAPQLPLDIEWHFIGHLQSNKVKPLLAAVPNLDMVESFDSEKIANHLDRAVASLGRKPLKVLVQVNTSGEESKSGVEPAACVELAKHVKLGCSNLIFSGLMTIGMPDYTSTPENFRMLSNCRNDVCKALGVPEEQFELSMGMSGDFEQAIEMGSTNVRIGSTIFGPREYPKKNQSQ; encoded by the exons ATGGCGGTTCCTCCGGTGATGGCGGaaggagcggcggcggcggcgctaaGGACGGTGCTACAAAGGGTGCGTCAGGCGGCCGAGAGGTCGGGAAGGAGGGCGGAGGGCGTACGCGTGGTGGCCGTAGGCAAGACGAAGCCGGTCTCCCTCGTTCGCGGCCTTTACGACGCCGGCCACCGATGCTTCGGAGAGAACTACGCCCAAGAAATAATGGAGAAGGCGCCTCAG cttcctttggatatcgagtgGCACTTTATTGGACACCTCCAGAGCAACAAAGTTAAACCTCTGTTAG CTGCTGTACCGAATCTTGACATGGTTGAGAGTTTTGATAGTGAGAAG ATTGCTAATCATCTTGATCGTGCTGTTGCTAGCTTGGGAAGGAAGCCTCTGAAGGTTTTGGTTCAAGTAAATACTAGTGGTGAAGAAT CAAAATCTGGTGTGGAACCTGCAGCATGTGTAGAGTTGGCTAAGCATGTAAAATTGGGTTGTTCTAATCTTATTTTCTCAGGCCTAATGACAATAGGGATGCCAGACTACACTTCAACCCCAGAAAATTTTAGG ATGTTGTCAAATTGTAGGAATGATGTGTGCAAGGCGCTCGGAGTACCAGAGGAACAGTTTGAGCTGTCCATGGGCATGTCTGGCGACTTTGAACAAGCA ATTGAAATGGGCAGTACAAATGTCAGAATCGGGTCAACCATCTTCGGACCAAGGGAGTACCCAAAGAAAAACCAGAGCCAATGA
- the LOC135632378 gene encoding protein neprosin-like, whose amino-acid sequence MVLLSLGVLLLLAGMSPVFSEAAANNTFRPGEELRSYRRVRAHLRRLNKPAVKTIQSPDGDTIDCVLSHLQPAFDHPRLKGMKPLDPPERPKGHRADAATQNSFQLWRVSGESCPGGTVPIRRTKEEDILRASSVKRFGRKLAVRSRHDSETGGHEHAVGYVVGDQYYGAKASLNVWAPKVTNPSEFSLSQVWVISGSFGTDLNTIEAGWQVSPQLYGDSSARFFTYWTTDAYQATGCYNLLCSGFIQTNNMIAIGAAISPTSTYDGGQFDISLLVWKDPNHGNWWLELGSGELVGYWPSFLFSHLSEHASMVQFGGEIVNTQPQGLHTATQMGSGHYAREGFGRASYFRNLQVVDWDNSLIPVANLRVLADRPSCYDVQGGINSVWGNYFYYGGPGRNDDRCT is encoded by the exons ATGGTTCTTCTCTCGCTTGGTGTTCTTCTTCTGCTTGCTGGTATGAGTCCTGTCTTCTCGGAAGCCGCAGCCAACAACACATTCCgaccaggagaagagcttcggagtTACAGGCGCGTCAGAGCTCATCTCAGGAGGCTGAACAAGCCTGCGGTGAAGACAATTCAG AGTCCAGATGGTGATACCATCGACTGCGTGCTCTCTCATCTTCAACCAGCATTCGATCATCCCAGACTGAAAGGAATGAAACCTCTG GATCCACCAGAGAGACCCAAAGGCCACAGAGCTGATGCCGCGACCCAGAACAGCTTCCAGCTGTGGAGAGTTTCTGGTGAGTCGTGTCCAGGTGGAACCGTGCCGATCAGGAGGACGAAGGAAGAAGACATCCTGCGAGCCAGCTCAGTCAAGAGGTTTGGCCGGAAGCTGGCAGTGAGATCAAGGCATGATTCCGAGACCGGCGGCCATGAG CACGCAGTGGGCTATGTGGTGGGAGATCAATACTACGGCGCAAAAGCAAGCTTGAATGTGTGGGCACCAAAGGTGACGAATCCTTCCGAGTTCAGCTTATCGCAAGTATGGGTCATCTCTGGATCTTTCGGCACTGACCTCAACACCATCGAAGCTGGTTGGCAG GTGAGTCCGCAGCTATACGGTGACAGTTCTGCCAGGTTCTTCACATACTGGACG ACCGACGCGTACCAAGCAACCGGATGCTACAATCTTTTGTGTTCTGGATTCATCCAAACAAACAACATGATCGCCATCGGGGCTGCCATCTCCCCGACATCGACGTACGACGGTGGCCAGTTTGACATCAGCCTGCTTGTCTGGAAG GATCCGAACCATGGGAACTGGTGGCTGGAGTTGGGGTCGGGGGAGCTGGTGGGCTACTGGCCGTCGTTCTTGTTCAGCCACCTGTCGGAGCACGCGAGCATGGTGCAGTTTGGGGGGGAGATCGTGAACACGCAGCCGCAGGGGCTGCACACCGCCACCCAGATGGGGAGCGGGCATTACGCCCGAGAAGGCTTCGGCCGGGCTTCCTACTTCCGGAACTTGCAGGTGGTGGACTGGGACAACAGCTTGATTCCCGTGGCGAACCTGCGAGTGCTCGCAGACCGCCCCAGTTGTTACGACGTACAAGGCGGGATCAACAGCGTGTGGGGGAACTATTTCTACTACGGAGGTCCGGGAAGAAACGACGACAGATGCACTTGA
- the LOC135638028 gene encoding cytochrome b561 and DOMON domain-containing protein At3g25290-like, translated as MVSSPALVFLVVVASFLCTSTRAQHSSCDNSFSFFEEGIAGNVTHCRKLRTLGAELGWSYHNTTPNVTLNIVFSAIPSAAGGWVAWGLNPGNRPQMVGTRALIALRPANGTLAMNTYNLTRDTMLGCKLQPSPIEVQVWNMQANFSEETGAITMSATLSLDPSTYNISELKHVWQVGSSVVDQVPQKHRMRLKNFDSFEVIDLTTGRGFRDTGLTKQRVAHGVLSVFGWGILLPVGVIIKRYSRNITKNPEVWFMLHISFQISGYTVGVTAWAIGIALMSNSRHFNTFKGHRTIGIIIFCLATLQIMALWLKPKKKYEGGKIITDRPRKYWSIYHHLVGYTLITLSIVNIFKGFAILRPPPVWKWIYVGLLAAFSCVAFGLEVAIWVHKSRNNKKTSR; from the exons ATGGTCTCTTCCCCTGCACTAGTTTTCCTAGTTGTAGTAGCCTCCTTTCTCTGCACCTCAACTCGGGCTCAACACTCTTCGTGCGACAACAGCTTCTCCTTCTTCGAAGAAGGCATAGCCGGAAACGTAACTCACTGCAGGAAACTCCGCACCCTCGGCGCGGAGCTCGGGTGGAGTTACCACAACACCACGCCAAACGTGACGCTGAACATTGTGTTCAGCGCCATACCTTCCGCTGCCGGCGGCTGGGTGGCGTGGGGCCTGAACCCCGGGAACAGGCCCCAGATGGTGGGCACCAGGGCCCTCATCGCCCTCCGCCCAGCCAACGGGACGCTGGCGATGAACACCTACAACCTGACCCGCGACACCATGCTTGGCTGCAAGCTCCAGCCTTCTCCCATCGAGGTGCAGGTGTGGAACATGCAAGCCAACTTCTCGGAGGAGACAGGCGCCATTACCATGTCCGCGACGCTCAGCCTTGATCCCTCCACCTACAACATAAGCGAGCTCAAGCATGTGTGGCAAGTCGGATCCTCTGTGGTCGACCAGGTGCCGCAGAAGCACCGTATGAGGTTGAAGAACTTCGATAGCTTCGAGGTCATCGATCTCACCACCGGGCGCGGGTTCAGGGACACAGGACTTACGAAGCAAAGAGTC GCTCATGGTGTACTGAGCGTGTTTGGCTGGGGGATCCTGCTGCCGGTCGGGGTAATAATCAAAAGGTACTCCAGGAACATCACTAAGAATCCGGAGGTGTGGTTCATGCTGCATATATCATTTCAGATCTCAGGGTACACCGTCGGCGTCACTGCGTGGGCCATTGGGATTGCACTGATGAGTAATTCCCGGCACTTCAACACCTTCAAGGGCCACAGGACAATCGGCATCATCATCTTCTGCTTGGCCACGTTGCAA ATTATGGCATTGTGGTTGAAGCCAAAGAAAAAGTATGAAGGGGGCAAAATTATTACAGATAGACCCAGAAAATACTGGAGCATCTATCATCATCTTGTTGGCTATACGTTGATTACTCTTAGCATAGTGAACATATTCAAGGGCTTCGCCATCCTGCGGCCACCACCAGTTTGGAAGTGGATTTACGTGGGATTACTGGCTGCTTTTTCCTGTGTGGCTTTTGGATTGGAGGTTGCTATTTGGGTGCATAAAAGTCGAAATAATAAGAAAACATCACGATGA